ATTTCTTCGGCGGTGAAGCCGGTCACGCCCGCGGGGAGCGATTCGCGGCTGAATACTTTGAGGAACCCGTCCGGAATCAGCACTTCGTCTTCCGCCGTGCGCGGGCGGAGCCGTTCGAGGCAGAGCCGGTACTCGGATGACGCCGTGTGCCCGACCTGCCACGCCATGTGCGACGCGCTACCGGCCGGGACCGTGAACCAGTCCGTGAGCGGAACCGTGTCGACGCGCTCGCGCGTATAGCGCCGGGCGAAGTCGATCTGTTCGAGCGCCTCCGACAGACGAGACATGGCACGAGCCCCAAGTTCAAAATCCGAAGTACGAAATCCGAACGGTCAACTGTTACTATCGCCGCCCCGCGTTCGGATTTCGTCCTTCGAGTTTCCGCACGGCTCACGCGCGTTGTTCGAGCGGAACGTACTTCACGTCCGTCTTGCCGATGGAGATCTGCTCCGGGCGGAAGATGCGGTTCCCGACGAGTTGCTCCGTCCAGTGCGCGAGCCACCCGGAGACGCGGGCGATGGCGAAGATCGGCGTGAACACGTCGGTCGGGATGCCGAGTGACTGATACACCACGCCGGAGTAGAAATCGACGTTCGGGTAGATGCCCTTCGGCCCGTAGATCCCGGCGCAGATGCGCTCCACCTCAAGGGCCGTTTCGTAGGCCTTCGGTCGGCTCGTTTCGGCGAACACGTGCTCCGCGATCTCCTGGAGCACGGTCGCGCGGGCGTCCTTCACCTTGTACACGCGGTGCCCCAGCCCCATCACCTTGTACTTCGGGTCCGCGGCGCGTTTGGCCTCGATCCACGGCTTCACCTTTTCGGGTCCGCCGATCTCCTCGAACTGGCGCAGCGCTTCTTCGTTCGCCCCGCCGTGCAGCGGCCCGGACAGCGACCCGATCGCGGACGCGATCGTCTGGTACGGCGACGCCAGCGTGGACCCGGTGACGCGGGCGGTGAACGTGCTCGCGTTCATCTGGTGCTCGGCGTGCAGGATTAGGCACGCATCGAGCACCTTGCGGGTGGCCGGCGACGGCTCCTTGCCGAAGAGCATGTAGTAGAAGTTGGCGGCGTGATCGAGGTCGCTGCGCGGGTCGATGATCTCCTCGCCCCGGCGCGTGCGGGCGAACGCCGCGACGACCGTCGGCAGGGCCGCGATCAGCCGGCACGAGGCGTCCCAGTTCTTCGCGGGGTCGGTGACCGTGTGACACGGGTAGAACATGCCCAGGGCCGCGACGCTCGCGTGCAGCGCGTCCATCGGGTGCCCGTCGGCGGGCATGCACTTGATGAGGTCTTTGAGCCGGAAGTGAATGGCCCGGCGCTGGCGCAGGTCGTGATCGAACTCGGCGAGTTGCTTCTGAGTGGGCAGGTCGCCCTTGATGAGCAACCACGAGACTTCCTCGAAGCTGCTCTCCTTCGCGAGCACCTCGACCGGGATGCCGCGGTACTCCAGGACCGCTTTCTTACCGTCGAGGAAACTGACCGCGGATTTCGCGGCCGGAACGTCCTCAAGTCCCGGTTTGTATTCGATTTCGGTGCTCATGACGGTCTCGATTCGCGGCGGGTGGGATGCGTATTGGGAATGTTATGGCGGGCGGGGGTCAGGGGTCAGGGGCGAGGGCGGGCGGAAAAAAGGGAAGCCGGTCCGAGCATTCACTCGGACCGGCCGCATTGTGGCCTCCGTTATCTTACTTTTTCGGGGTGATTTTGATATTCCGAAACGCCACGGGGCCGTGGTCCCCCTGTAACATCAGGGGACCGGTTGCGCGCTCTTTGCCGGTCAAGCCACCCGGCGTTTGCTGCTTCACCTCGACGTTTTCGTGAAGAACCGTGTCGTTGAGCGTGACTTTGATGAACTTCGCGTTCGCGGTCTTCTTGTCGCCCTCGAACTTCGGCGCCCGGAACTCGATCACGAACTTCTGCCACTCGCCGGGCTTCTTCGCGACGTTCTTTTTGGGCGCCGCGGTGCTGTAGAGGGCGCCCAAATCTCCCTGCGTGAGTTTGTCGTCCGGTTTGCCGAAACTGTCGAGGATCTGCACCTCGTACTTGCCCATCAGGTAGATGCCGGAGTTCGACCCCTTCGGCACCATGAATTCGAGTTCGAGCGCGATGTCGCCGAACTCCGCTTCGGTGTAAATGTCCGTGCCACTCTTCATGTTCACCAACAACACGTCCTTGATGAGCGTGTTGGACGCGCCCGTGTGAACGAACTGCGACGGGTTCTTCGAGTCGAGGTCCACCGCGCCGAGCGCGAGAACTTCCCACTTGTTGCTCTTTTCGTCCTTGAGCTTCCAGCCCTTCAGGTCTTTGCCGTTAAACGGCTCGATCGGCTTCGGGTCGGCCGCGTGCGAACCCGGAACGAGCGCCAGCACCGCCGCGAGAACGGGGACGAATGCACGGAGCATATCGCACCTTGCGAGAGAGGTGATTCGGGCGAGAAACACGAAAGCGATGGTAGCTGTTCAACTGTGAAATAGCGAGCGACTGCGTCCTGGATTGGGAGCCGATGCCGAGACAAGGCTCAAAAGAAATCGACGAGCGGCCACGTGACTGTCGCGCCAGTTCGACGTGAAACGCGGGTAGCCCGCCCACTCGATTGAAAGAGCCGATGATCCCGGTGCTACTATGAGATAGACATCGATGCGCTCAAATCGGTGAAACGGCGTGTTGTTACCTGAAAGTTCCTGTTTGCGCGAAACCTGCCTGAAACGGCACATCCGAAGCCTAGCGCGAATTGCCCCTGCGAACGAGGCTCATCGACAATCGTAGCTCTGTCGCGCGACAAACTGTTGAACGTGCGACGTTTACGAAGCACAAACGCAGTGCATTGGGGCACCTCAGCACCCGCGGGCGGTGGCCGTTCCGAGTCGTTTGTC
This region of Gemmata massiliana genomic DNA includes:
- a CDS encoding DinB family protein encodes the protein MSRLSEALEQIDFARRYTRERVDTVPLTDWFTVPAGSASHMAWQVGHTASSEYRLCLERLRPRTAEDEVLIPDGFLKVFSRESLPAGVTGFTAEEIRAVYDRVHTRVLEELASYPDADLDLPPLKPHPLFHTRIAALRYAPLHEMIHCGQIAMIRRMLGQPPIW
- a CDS encoding citrate synthase, coding for MSTEIEYKPGLEDVPAAKSAVSFLDGKKAVLEYRGIPVEVLAKESSFEEVSWLLIKGDLPTQKQLAEFDHDLRQRRAIHFRLKDLIKCMPADGHPMDALHASVAALGMFYPCHTVTDPAKNWDASCRLIAALPTVVAAFARTRRGEEIIDPRSDLDHAANFYYMLFGKEPSPATRKVLDACLILHAEHQMNASTFTARVTGSTLASPYQTIASAIGSLSGPLHGGANEEALRQFEEIGGPEKVKPWIEAKRAADPKYKVMGLGHRVYKVKDARATVLQEIAEHVFAETSRPKAYETALEVERICAGIYGPKGIYPNVDFYSGVVYQSLGIPTDVFTPIFAIARVSGWLAHWTEQLVGNRIFRPEQISIGKTDVKYVPLEQRA
- a CDS encoding 3-keto-disaccharide hydrolase, which encodes MLRAFVPVLAAVLALVPGSHAADPKPIEPFNGKDLKGWKLKDEKSNKWEVLALGAVDLDSKNPSQFVHTGASNTLIKDVLLVNMKSGTDIYTEAEFGDIALELEFMVPKGSNSGIYLMGKYEVQILDSFGKPDDKLTQGDLGALYSTAAPKKNVAKKPGEWQKFVIEFRAPKFEGDKKTANAKFIKVTLNDTVLHENVEVKQQTPGGLTGKERATGPLMLQGDHGPVAFRNIKITPKK